The following proteins are encoded in a genomic region of Natronorubrum halophilum:
- a CDS encoding DUF106 domain-containing protein → MPIDQLDVLLDTPSIREALTVIYERSDDSTEELEWSDVRDALSSQQWGRLIEEGVLVSGGTGFVLSNPERIENALEQYDELEDEAESGIEPARWSTVDKAAGAFALALFAGYWSSGVQNAIASVENAVLGPVTDAVPFYAVILLLAAVTGLYSTILQKRLTDREKLEEYQQRMADLRERKQAAKERDDEDALERIQDEQLEAAGDQLGMMKVQFRPMVWIMLLTIPVFLWLRWKVNGGHLGADETGLIVPIAGAVSWQQPLAGPMSTWIVWYFLGSMASRQLIQKALNV, encoded by the coding sequence ATGCCGATCGATCAGCTAGACGTGCTTCTCGATACCCCGTCGATTCGAGAAGCGCTCACCGTGATCTACGAACGGTCAGACGACAGTACGGAGGAACTCGAGTGGAGCGACGTCAGAGACGCCCTGTCGAGCCAGCAGTGGGGTCGGCTCATCGAAGAGGGCGTCCTGGTCAGCGGGGGAACGGGCTTCGTGCTCTCGAACCCCGAGCGGATCGAGAACGCACTCGAGCAGTACGACGAACTCGAGGACGAGGCGGAATCCGGGATCGAACCGGCACGCTGGTCGACCGTGGACAAGGCGGCGGGTGCGTTCGCGCTCGCTCTGTTCGCCGGCTACTGGAGTTCGGGCGTCCAGAACGCCATCGCATCGGTCGAAAACGCCGTCCTCGGTCCGGTCACCGACGCCGTCCCCTTCTACGCCGTTATTCTACTGCTCGCGGCCGTCACGGGTCTCTACTCGACGATCTTACAAAAGCGACTGACCGACCGCGAGAAACTCGAGGAGTACCAGCAGCGGATGGCGGACTTGCGAGAACGCAAGCAGGCGGCCAAAGAACGCGACGACGAGGACGCCCTCGAGCGGATCCAGGACGAGCAACTGGAGGCCGCCGGTGATCAACTCGGCATGATGAAGGTGCAGTTCCGGCCGATGGTCTGGATCATGCTGCTGACGATTCCTGTGTTCCTCTGGCTCCGCTGGAAGGTCAACGGCGGCCACCTCGGCGCCGACGAGACGGGCCTGATCGTCCCGATCGCGGGGGCCGTCTCCTGGCAGCAACCCCTCGCGGGGCCGATGTCGACGTGGATCGTCTGGTACTTCCTCGGCTCGATGGCCTCGCGACAGCTCATCCAGAAGGCGCTCAACGTTTAG
- a CDS encoding nucleoside phosphorylase yields the protein MTGNSEDPNADVQYHLEVGPDDVAETVLLPGNPERLEKIVPHWDDHEIVAYHREYRTATGTTEGTPISVTSTGIGSPSAAIAVEELARVGCDTFIRVGSCGAIQPEMGVGDLVITTGGVRQEGTSDEYVREDYPATADGEVVSALVAAAERLGYDYHTGITMSADSFYAGQGRPGFEGFEAAGSDELVEDLKAANVKNIEMEASAIITLANLYGLRAGAVCSVYANRETGEFRTEGESRAAETATLATHLLAKMDTVKREAGADRWHAGLSLEDA from the coding sequence ATGACCGGCAATAGCGAAGATCCGAACGCGGACGTACAGTACCACCTCGAGGTCGGCCCCGACGACGTCGCGGAGACCGTGCTCCTTCCTGGAAATCCGGAACGTCTCGAGAAGATCGTCCCCCACTGGGACGATCACGAGATCGTCGCGTACCACCGCGAGTACCGGACCGCGACGGGGACGACCGAGGGAACGCCCATTTCGGTCACCTCGACGGGCATCGGGAGCCCGTCGGCCGCCATCGCCGTCGAGGAACTCGCCCGCGTCGGCTGTGACACGTTCATCCGCGTCGGTTCCTGCGGCGCGATCCAGCCCGAGATGGGCGTTGGAGACCTCGTCATCACGACTGGCGGGGTCCGCCAGGAGGGGACCAGCGACGAGTACGTCCGGGAGGATTACCCCGCGACGGCCGACGGCGAGGTCGTCAGCGCGCTCGTGGCCGCCGCGGAGCGACTCGGGTACGACTACCACACGGGCATCACGATGAGCGCGGACTCCTTCTACGCGGGCCAGGGACGCCCCGGATTCGAGGGGTTCGAGGCCGCCGGGTCCGACGAACTCGTCGAGGATCTCAAAGCCGCGAACGTGAAGAACATCGAGATGGAGGCCAGCGCGATCATCACGCTCGCGAACCTCTACGGGCTTCGCGCCGGCGCGGTCTGTTCGGTCTACGCCAACCGCGAGACCGGCGAGTTCCGAACGGAGGGCGAATCGCGCGCCGCCGAAACCGCGACGCTCGCGACCCACCTGCTCGCGAAAATGGACACCGTGAAACGCGAAGCGGGTGCGGATCGCTGGCACGCCGGACTCTCGCTCGAGGACGCCTAA
- a CDS encoding NADP-dependent malic enzyme: MGLDEDSLEYHRIDPPGKIEISTTKPTNTQRDLSLAYSPGVAAPCLEIDEDETDAYTYTAKGNLVGVVSNGSAVLGLGDIGAQASKPVMEGKGVLFKRFADIDVFDIELDEADPDKIVEAVKMMEPTFGGVNLEDIKAPGCFTIEERLREEIDIPVFHDDQHGTAIISGAALLNAADIAGKNLEDLEVVFSGAGASAIASARFYVSLGVKKENITMCDSSGIITAARAEGGGVNEYKRQFAREMPEGNLADAMNGADVFVGLSIGGIVSPDMVRSMADDPIIFAMANPDPEIGYEEAKSARDDTVIMATGRSDYPNQVNNVLGFPFIFRGALDVRATEINEEMKVACAEALAELARQDVPDAVVKAYGDEPIQYGPNYIIPKPVDPRVLFRVAPSIAEAAMESGAARAEIELDEYEEELEARLGKSREMMRVVLNKAKSDPKTVALAEGENEKMIRAAYQIQEQGIALPILIGDESEIRQTAANLGLDFDPRVADPSVGDYEDYAERLHELRSRKGITRSEAGELIERDSNYFGSVMVERGDADALLTGLSHHYPSALRPPLQVIGTDDDVDYAAGVYMLTFKNRVLFVADATVNQDPNEEVLAEVTKQTGKLARRFNVEPRAALLSYSNFGSVDNEGTRKPRKAAAMLQDDPEIDFPVDGEMQADTAVVEDILEGTYGFSDLDEPANVLVFPNLESGNIGYKLLQRLGGADAIGPMLVGMDEPVHVLQRGDEVKDIVNLAGVAVVDAQQE; the protein is encoded by the coding sequence ATGGGACTAGATGAGGACTCGCTAGAGTACCACCGAATCGATCCACCCGGAAAGATCGAGATTTCGACCACGAAACCGACGAATACGCAGCGCGATCTCTCGCTCGCCTACTCTCCCGGCGTCGCCGCGCCGTGTCTAGAAATCGACGAGGACGAGACGGATGCCTACACCTACACGGCGAAGGGGAACCTCGTCGGCGTCGTCTCGAACGGCTCCGCCGTGCTCGGTCTCGGCGACATCGGCGCGCAGGCGTCGAAACCCGTCATGGAGGGGAAAGGGGTGCTGTTCAAACGCTTCGCCGACATCGACGTTTTCGACATCGAACTCGACGAGGCCGACCCCGACAAGATCGTCGAGGCCGTCAAAATGATGGAGCCGACCTTCGGCGGCGTCAATCTCGAGGACATCAAAGCGCCCGGCTGTTTCACCATCGAGGAGCGTCTGCGCGAGGAAATCGACATCCCGGTCTTCCACGACGACCAACACGGTACCGCCATCATCTCCGGGGCCGCCCTCCTCAACGCGGCGGACATCGCCGGGAAGAACCTCGAGGATCTCGAGGTCGTCTTCTCGGGTGCCGGCGCGAGCGCGATCGCCTCGGCTCGGTTTTACGTCTCTCTGGGCGTCAAAAAGGAAAACATCACGATGTGTGATTCCTCGGGGATCATCACCGCAGCGCGCGCCGAAGGCGGCGGCGTCAACGAGTACAAACGACAGTTCGCTCGAGAGATGCCCGAAGGCAACCTCGCGGACGCGATGAACGGCGCGGACGTCTTCGTCGGCCTCTCGATCGGGGGTATCGTCTCCCCGGACATGGTTCGGTCCATGGCCGACGACCCGATCATCTTCGCGATGGCCAACCCGGATCCCGAGATCGGCTACGAGGAGGCGAAGTCGGCTCGAGACGACACCGTCATCATGGCGACCGGCCGCTCGGACTATCCGAACCAGGTTAACAACGTCCTGGGCTTTCCCTTCATCTTCCGCGGCGCGCTCGACGTGCGTGCGACCGAAATCAACGAAGAGATGAAAGTCGCCTGCGCCGAAGCGCTGGCCGAACTGGCCCGTCAGGACGTCCCCGACGCGGTCGTCAAGGCCTACGGCGACGAGCCGATTCAGTACGGCCCGAACTACATCATTCCGAAGCCGGTCGACCCTCGCGTGCTCTTCCGGGTCGCGCCCTCGATCGCCGAGGCCGCGATGGAGTCCGGTGCCGCCCGCGCCGAGATCGAGCTGGACGAGTACGAAGAGGAACTCGAGGCCCGCCTCGGGAAGTCCCGCGAAATGATGCGCGTCGTCCTGAACAAGGCCAAGAGCGACCCCAAGACGGTCGCGCTGGCGGAGGGCGAAAACGAGAAGATGATCCGGGCGGCCTACCAGATCCAGGAGCAGGGGATCGCCCTGCCGATCCTCATCGGCGACGAGAGCGAGATCCGCCAGACGGCCGCGAACCTCGGCCTGGACTTCGATCCGCGGGTCGCGGATCCGTCGGTGGGTGACTACGAAGACTACGCCGAGCGCCTCCACGAACTCCGATCGCGCAAGGGAATTACCCGCAGCGAGGCTGGCGAACTGATCGAGCGCGACTCGAACTACTTCGGCAGCGTGATGGTCGAACGGGGCGACGCCGACGCGCTCCTGACCGGCCTCTCCCATCACTACCCATCGGCGCTCCGCCCGCCGCTGCAGGTCATCGGTACCGACGACGACGTCGACTACGCCGCGGGCGTCTACATGCTGACGTTCAAAAACCGCGTGCTCTTCGTGGCCGACGCGACGGTCAATCAGGATCCCAACGAGGAGGTCCTCGCGGAAGTCACGAAACAGACCGGCAAACTCGCCCGCCGGTTCAACGTCGAACCCCGCGCGGCGCTGCTGTCGTACTCGAACTTCGGCAGCGTCGACAACGAGGGGACGCGGAAACCGCGAAAAGCCGCGGCGATGTTGCAGGACGACCCCGAGATCGACTTCCCGGTCGACGGGGAGATGCAAGCCGACACGGCCGTCGTCGAGGACATCCTCGAGGGCACCTACGGCTTCTCCGACCTCGACGAACCCGCGAACGTGCTCGTCTTCCCGAACCTCGAGTCGGGCAACATCGGCTACAAACTGCTCCAGCGCCTCGGCGGCGCGGACGCCATCGGCCCGATGCTGGTCGGCATGGACGAGCCGGTTCACGTCCTCCAGCGAGGCGACGAGGTCAAGGATATCGTGAACCTGGCGGGTGTGGCGGTCGTCGACGCACAGCAAGAATAG
- a CDS encoding mechanosensitive ion channel domain-containing protein, whose protein sequence is MDWQTLIDEPTVIAAAVLALGIVVGYLVGRLNEELLSASGVPDAVEGTPFERTAQSIGTSTVGIVARLSSWFIYGIAVLTAIHIAQLLDTDAFWLRVTGFIPQVFIAVLVLILGFIVADKAELVVGEYLRGVKLPEVSIIPKLVKYSVLYVTFIIALGQIGVHVLALLILLTVYAVGIVIVGTVAFKDFLVSSAAGIYLLLNQPYGIGDEVRIGDQTGIVQEVDLFVTKIEDDSEEYIVPNRKVFENGIVRIRG, encoded by the coding sequence ATGGACTGGCAGACGCTCATCGACGAACCGACCGTGATAGCCGCGGCGGTGCTGGCGCTCGGAATCGTCGTCGGCTACCTGGTCGGGCGGCTCAACGAAGAACTGTTGTCCGCCTCGGGCGTCCCCGATGCCGTCGAGGGGACGCCGTTCGAGCGCACTGCCCAGTCGATCGGAACCTCGACGGTCGGCATCGTCGCACGACTGAGTTCGTGGTTCATCTACGGGATCGCCGTGCTGACGGCGATTCATATCGCGCAGTTGCTCGACACGGACGCGTTCTGGCTGCGGGTGACCGGCTTCATCCCGCAGGTCTTTATCGCGGTGCTCGTCCTCATCCTCGGCTTCATCGTCGCGGACAAGGCGGAACTGGTCGTCGGCGAGTACCTCCGCGGCGTCAAGTTACCCGAAGTTTCGATCATCCCGAAACTGGTCAAATACTCCGTGCTGTACGTGACCTTTATCATCGCACTGGGCCAGATCGGGGTTCACGTGCTTGCCTTGCTGATTTTGCTCACGGTGTACGCCGTCGGAATCGTCATCGTCGGCACCGTCGCGTTCAAGGACTTTCTCGTCTCGAGCGCGGCGGGGATCTACCTGTTGCTCAACCAACCGTACGGGATCGGCGACGAGGTTCGAATCGGCGACCAGACTGGGATCGTTCAGGAGGTCGATCTGTTCGTGACGAAGATCGAAGACGACTCCGAGGAGTACATCGTCCCGAATCGGAAGGTGTTCGAGAACGGAATCGTCCGGATTCGAGGGTAA
- a CDS encoding phosphopantetheine adenylyltransferase → MDVALGGTFDPVHDGHRRLFERAFELGDVTVGLTSDDLAPKTRHVERRVRSFAERKDALETELESIAAEYDREFEIRPLEEPTGIATEPQFDYLVVSPETKDGGDRINEIRRERGHDPLEVVVVPHLRADDGNIISSTRIVHGEIDEHGTVLEAEDVAGGDSDDAI, encoded by the coding sequence ATGGACGTCGCGCTTGGTGGGACGTTCGACCCCGTCCACGATGGCCATCGTCGGCTGTTCGAACGGGCGTTCGAACTCGGAGATGTGACCGTCGGACTGACGAGTGACGACCTCGCACCGAAGACCCGACACGTCGAGCGACGCGTCAGATCGTTCGCCGAGCGAAAGGACGCCCTCGAGACGGAACTCGAGTCGATCGCGGCCGAGTACGACCGCGAGTTCGAAATTCGCCCACTCGAGGAGCCCACCGGGATCGCGACCGAACCGCAGTTCGACTACCTGGTCGTCTCGCCCGAGACCAAAGACGGCGGCGACCGGATCAACGAGATCCGTCGAGAACGGGGGCACGATCCGCTCGAGGTCGTCGTCGTTCCGCACCTGCGCGCCGACGACGGCAACATCATCTCGAGTACGCGGATCGTCCACGGAGAGATCGACGAACACGGAACCGTTCTCGAGGCCGAAGACGTGGCCGGCGGCGATTCGGACGACGCTATCTGA
- a CDS encoding transcription initiation factor IIB family protein: protein MHSARDRIEYQQWLEELEEVAERLELSTDARSCAVDLFLADVPEDDRSKRAVLAASVYAGSLVAGDGRTQGTVADAADVSRLSIQSRWKDLLERAGLEPPRW from the coding sequence ATGCACAGCGCCCGGGATCGTATCGAATACCAACAGTGGCTCGAGGAACTCGAGGAGGTCGCCGAGCGCCTCGAGTTATCGACCGACGCGCGCTCCTGTGCGGTAGATCTCTTTCTCGCCGACGTCCCCGAAGACGACCGATCGAAGCGGGCCGTGCTCGCCGCGAGCGTCTACGCCGGATCGCTCGTCGCCGGCGACGGCCGGACGCAGGGTACCGTCGCCGACGCCGCGGACGTCTCTCGACTCTCGATCCAGTCGCGCTGGAAGGACCTGCTCGAGCGGGCCGGACTCGAGCCGCCGCGGTGGTAG
- the dacZ gene encoding diadenylate cyclase DacZ, protein MAGLDDVFGDLYANVDAVVLFSPSGSYYERFADVEDLDVIVIGTENAVGAEIFVELPLAFDDIRERIRFGLEGALEQGLIDDGDELVCATRAFSDSTSIDTLSRVRADAESHTGIYDLFVKSRAEPEVVKAVLELAIELGKKGQKGKPVGALFVVGDAGKVMNKSRPLSYNPFEKSHVHVGDPIVNVMLKEFSRLDGAFIISDAGKIVSAYRYLEPSAEGVDIPKGLGARHMAGGAITRDTNSITIVLSESDGLVRAFKAGELILEVDPEAY, encoded by the coding sequence ATGGCCGGGCTAGACGATGTGTTCGGGGATCTTTATGCAAACGTCGATGCAGTCGTCCTCTTTTCACCGAGTGGCTCGTACTACGAGCGCTTCGCGGACGTTGAGGACCTCGACGTGATCGTCATCGGGACGGAAAATGCCGTGGGCGCGGAGATATTCGTCGAACTCCCGCTGGCGTTCGACGACATCAGAGAGCGCATTCGGTTCGGACTCGAGGGGGCCCTGGAGCAGGGGTTGATCGACGACGGCGACGAACTCGTCTGTGCGACGAGAGCGTTCAGCGACAGTACCAGTATCGACACGCTCTCGCGCGTTCGCGCGGACGCAGAATCTCACACGGGAATCTACGATCTCTTCGTCAAATCTCGAGCGGAACCGGAGGTCGTCAAGGCGGTGTTGGAGCTGGCGATCGAACTCGGAAAGAAGGGACAGAAGGGGAAGCCGGTCGGCGCGCTGTTCGTCGTCGGCGACGCGGGAAAGGTGATGAACAAGTCCCGACCGCTTTCGTACAACCCGTTCGAGAAATCCCACGTCCACGTCGGGGATCCGATCGTGAACGTGATGCTCAAGGAGTTCTCGCGGCTCGACGGTGCCTTTATCATCTCGGATGCGGGGAAGATCGTCTCGGCGTATCGCTACCTCGAGCCGTCCGCCGAGGGAGTAGACATCCCGAAGGGGCTGGGTGCGCGTCACATGGCCGGGGGTGCGATCACGCGGGATACCAACTCGATTACGATCGTGCTTTCCGAAAGCGACGGGCTCGTCCGAGCGTTCAAGGCCGGCGAGCTCATTTTGGAGGTCGACCCGGAGGCGTACTGA